The genomic interval AAAGGTAGAGAATTATTCTTAGAATGATTATTTCTAGTTCTTAGTCCCTATAAATGCTCCAAAATATGCAAAGCAAAAGCTATTTTGCTAGGAGCAGAGATTCTGATGTTTACTCTTTGACTCGCCATATTGTCACATAGTAAATCTTGACAGCAAGTATGCTGtagtattttttcttttcttacatgTATTCATGGGTCAATCCAACTTTAAAGAAGTTCTATATGTTTGTCTTTCACTAAGAAGGCTAATTGTATAGTCAGATGGCTTACAACATTCAGAGCTTGTAAGAAGCTCACTTATGTCCAACAATGAGGTTGCCTAGATATTTATTTGTACGCTATTAAAattgagagaaagaaaaaaaaaaaccatgctaAACAATAACTATGATGCAGTTCTAATGGAGATCTTTATGAATTTGACAAGAAATCAAAGCCGTCATGGAAAAAACACATATGGAGTGAAGAGTTGGCTGAAGAAATTTCCTTGATAGCATTACCTGGTTCTACATTACATGGCTTGGTTGGAGCACATTCAGTATCGCTTTTCCTATTGACAAAGGTATATCAGTGGCTTCCCTAAGCGTTTTAGCTCAGAAGAATAAggttataatattaaatcatcaaaaatggaagcatactaaacaaaattatacatgcaaatgtttaaaaaatatggcTCAATTATTTGAGGAGAAAGACTAACAATCTGTGCATCGTGGATGAATTAAGTTATTATAGATTACAGGCGATACACAAAGTTTTAATCACTCTAGAGAAGAagttttgacaaaaaaatttagtgAGCTAAAATGTTGATAGATGTGTAGGATGGATTGCTAATTGAGAGGTGCTTACACAAAAGGAAATGGAAGTGGAGAGTCCATGGAGCCCCTGAAGGTCACCACCTGAGCTCAATCACAGCAGttgaacaaaatgaacaaaatgagAAGCATTCCTCATTGTTCCTTACTACAACCACGGGGCTTCTTTTCGAGTATCAGCTTCCTAAACATTCAGGTaatatccaatctctcctctaTTGCTTAAGTAGTTCTGTTATACTTACTGAAGATGAATTTAAATATCACAAGCCATGGCAGAATCTAAAAGTTCTGTCACCTAATTGTCGAGTTCATTGAAATTCAAATGAGTAAGCAACATGAAACACAAGCCAAAAACATTATTTATCCTATGAATGATATTTGAAGCTTGAAGTTGCATATTCATCATATGATCAATATCCATGATAATGCTAACAATCAGCTTTTACTTGAATATAGCTCACTTCCAGGGGAACAGGATAGATGGGTTATGGGTGAATCACATGCATCCACACCATGCAAAAGTTGCAAGAGGTATCAGAGGAGTTCAGATGCAACTGGGGAGAATGATATTTGCATTGGATGATGGTCGAATTGGGGAGCTACATTTTACTGGTATCGGTGGTGAAAGTCATGGACCGAATCAACAATCTAGCTTAAGAAGAAAAGCATCAAATCAGTATGAATGGTCAGTCCTAGAAGTCCCTGAAACAGAAGGATGGAATGCAGAATACTGCACTGACGAACGTGGCTCTTCGAATTGCATTCTAGGAATTAAGGAAATGCCCGCAGATGATGACCCAAATGACTCAAGCAGTACTATACCAGCCAAAAGACGAAAAGCACAAGAGAAACAAGATTATATATCATTGAGCAATCATGAGGGCAGCAGCGCAACCGAATCTACTAATTTACTAACAAAAAGCATCAAAACTAATTTTCGCATGCGAGCAATGCATGTAGATAGATCCTTTTTCATAATAACTGAAAGTGGGCAGACTTTTGAATACCTTTATGCTGATCATGTCTGGTTGTGGTTGAAGCATGAGCACTCAACAGAAATGAAAGGCGCGTTAGGAAGCTATAACGGAAGTCTATTTTTTGTCGACACACATGGTAGCCTGcttatgagagaaagagatggaaaTGAGTTATCATGGATTAACTGCACTGCAATGAGAAAAGGAAGACAAGTAGCAACAGGACCACCATGGGATGGCACACCTGGTGGAATGCGCCGAGTTACAGCAGAAGATGCACTCTTCCTTGTAAACAAGAAAGGAAGACTAATTCAGTTCACGGTATAATCTTTAAACTGAATTATAAAGCAGAAATAATCGTATTAGCACAGCAATTCTTTTTTTGCTAACAGAAAAAGAAGACTACATCAATCCATGACATTATCATTAAAATGATAGATAACATGACGTATAAACAGAGAACATGCATTGCCTATCACAGTATGAGTTCCTATTTATGCATTAAAAATAAGGAATCATCATTAGAAGTGTATGATGATTAATGgcagaagaatttttttttttcacaggtTGCGCTAAGGAATTTCAAGTGGAAGGACTGCGGCCATCCACCAGATACTAAGGTTGCATACATAATAGACCAAGAGGTCTTAAGGATGCATATAGTGTTTGTCATCGGGAGGAATGGCCGTATTTATCAGTATAACAAATTAACTGAGCTATGGCATGGACACTATCAATCACCTCATTTGGTCCTTTCCAGAACACCTGGAACAGCAATGAGACCATCCCACACATCACTAATTGGCTCCCTGTTCATGATATCAGAAAATGGTGGACTAGTGGAGTACCAATGGAGTTCAGTAGATGGATGGGAATGGGTTGAACATGGGACTCCATCCAAAGACGTGATACTTGTCGGTGCACCCGGTCCATGCTTTGACAACACGCAACTTTTCATGATAGGATCAGATGGCCAGGTCTATAGGAGACACCTAGATCAGAAGGCATGGCAATGGACAGGCCATGATCATCCACAAATACAAAATGCAGAACAAGGAGGAATGGCAAGGACCAAAGACGATGAGCAATGCAGTGTCGAAGATAAAGCTCATCGCACAAATGATTTCAATGGTAATTGCAATGAAAAGGTTAGTTCATCAAAGAACAAAACTAGTGGGATGCAATTACATTCATGCAAACTAATGTAAACAATATTGCAGGTAGCACCTACAAGACCAATACCACTCTCTGAAGATGCAGTAATTTTTGAACTTCAAGATGGCAGGGTACAGAACTCAAAACTCTTTGCTAAAACAGACTATTCAAATTGAATTGCTTAGTATGAAACAAGTTATGCTTGACAAGAATTTAGCAACAAACATGCATAATTTGCAAGAATGCGAAAGCTAACATTGCAATTAAATCCAACAGCTAGCGGAGCTGCGAAGGCCAAATGCGGCAGAGGAATGGGAGTGGGTACGGATAATTGGGACACCAACAAGCCAATGCTTAAGAAACTACTGGACAGCAGTTGCATCTTGATATAgtcaaaataatcaaacaaaaaggACACAATGTAcatcaaaaaaattacaagaaaggTTCCAATGTTAACCACCAAactatcaaaaaataaattttgtttccaaTGTAAATTGATAGGAAAATATCTTCTAATGTAAATTACTTGCAGTTCAAACCACAAAAACAAAGACCAGAAAAGGAAATTTGGAAAACTTGGGACAGTGCTTCACTCTGCCATTTCAGCATCATTTTTTGCCCCTTGAAATTGATTATTACCATTACCTCTcgaatataaatatcaaataaataaataatcttagCAATCTCTTGTTGATTGAATTCAAGCAataagagaaggaaaaataatgtttttttattgataattttatgcTTATTTTTTGTGCTAAAGTTAAAAGTACTTCAGAGATCTCTGTTCCTGAATTCAAGCTACTTTGAACACTACAAACTCAGATGATAGATTATTGCCAAATAACAAACTAAATTTACCATCAGCTTTATGGATTGtcaaacaaaagagaagcaCATAAAAGTTAAAAGGTTTTCAAGACAGAACTGAGACCAATTTTacacacccaaaaaaaaaaaaattgtgctaAATTAGCATCCTCAGATGATACCAGAAATGTATCAAATGTTTGATTGAAGACCCTTAAAAATCTTTATTAATCATCAGTTGGATGATTGATTGACTTCTCCACCATTATCTCCTGCTGGTGATCTCAAGCTTCTTCATCTCCTCAACAACTTTAGTAGCTGGAGATAGCAATGCAACACCTTCATAATCAGGACTTGAGTACTTCTTGTACACAACCTTCAGTTT from Dioscorea cayenensis subsp. rotundata cultivar TDr96_F1 chromosome 7, TDr96_F1_v2_PseudoChromosome.rev07_lg8_w22 25.fasta, whole genome shotgun sequence carries:
- the LOC120265766 gene encoding uncharacterized protein LOC120265766, which produces MVGLSLKVVFSVVCIIDQLLMNFVSCGCSWCPPVKREQDRKFEQKSDKFWEFEEGSNRWVEVSLPFDLVSCINESCTKVGSIESKNKHKNHRYEHEPGLLVRKRVSLTLMTESSVWITGQSGSIFERFWNGVQWVIAPHELPTSAGHAVSVFIINQTILSLSEAGLLYQLQLNEHTQPIWTKLELISEANMDDARKEESPFVQIKSGLVSHDGERLYVTTTDKTLLEVSEVQPLRWYNHGRPLGGDVSAVADAGAVRPGVVFIISSNGDLYEFDKKSKPSWKKHIWSEELAEEISLIALPGSTLHGLVGAHSVSLFLLTKDGLLIERCLHKRKWKWRVHGAPEGHHLSSITAVEQNEQNEKHSSLFLTTTTGLLFEYQLPKHSAHFQGNRIDGLWVNHMHPHHAKVARGIRGVQMQLGRMIFALDDGRIGELHFTGIGGESHGPNQQSSLRRKASNQYEWSVLEVPETEGWNAEYCTDERGSSNCILGIKEMPADDDPNDSSSTIPAKRRKAQEKQDYISLSNHEGSSATESTNLLTKSIKTNFRMRAMHVDRSFFIITESGQTFEYLYADHVWLWLKHEHSTEMKGALGSYNGSLFFVDTHGSLLMRERDGNELSWINCTAMRKGRQVATGPPWDGTPGGMRRVTAEDALFLVNKKGRLIQFTVALRNFKWKDCGHPPDTKVAYIIDQEVLRMHIVFVIGRNGRIYQYNKLTELWHGHYQSPHLVLSRTPGTAMRPSHTSLIGSLFMISENGGLVEYQWSSVDGWEWVEHGTPSKDVILVGAPGPCFDNTQLFMIGSDGQVYRRHLDQKAWQWTGHDHPQIQNAEQGGMARTKDDEQCSVEDKAHRTNDFNGNCNEKVAPTRPIPLSEDAVIFELQDGRLAELRRPNAAEEWEWVRIIGTPTSQCLRNYWTAVAS